In the Eremothecium cymbalariae DBVPG#7215 chromosome 7, complete sequence genome, one interval contains:
- the COX6 gene encoding cytochrome c oxidase subunit VI (similar to Ashbya gossypii ACL110W) — MLSRTVFKTVPLNRALLQRSALGASRSSQYVVPRLISQIQSIRKYSDHHDEETFEEFTARYEKEFDEAYDLFEVQRVLNNCFSYDLVPAPVVIEKALKAARRVNDLPTAIRVFEALKYKVENEDQYKAYLEELGDVRKQLGIPLKEELFQETA; from the coding sequence ATGTTGTCCAGAACCGTTTTCAAAACTGTTCCTTTGAACAGGGCCCTTTTGCAGAGAAGTGCTTTGGGTGCTAGTCGTAGTAGTCAATATGTTGTTCCAAGGTTAATTTCTCAAATTCAATCAATTCGTAAATATTCTGATCATCATGATGAGGAGACATTTGAGGAGTTTACTGCAAGATATGAGaaagaatttgatgaagcaTACgatttatttgaagttcaaAGAGTTCTGAACAACTGTTTTTCTTATGATTTGGTACCCGCTCCTGTTGTTATTGAAAAGGCTTTGAAGGCTGCTAGAAGAGTCAATGATCTACCAACGGCGATTAGAGTTTTTGAGGCTTTGAAGTACAAGGTGGAGAATGAGGACCAATACAAGGCTTATTTGGAGGAATTGGGCGATGTAAGGAAACAGCTGGGTATTCCATTGAAAGAAGAGTTATTCCAAGAGACAGCTTGA